From the genome of Arthrobacter alpinus, one region includes:
- a CDS encoding aconitate hydratase encodes MSSNSFDARSEITVDGESYEIYRLDAVPGSARLPYSLKVLLENLLRNEDGRLVTAEQVRAVGDWDPAAEASKEIQYTPARVLMQDFTGVPCVVDLVAMRDAMSDLGGDPTKINPLIPGELVIDHSVIADVFNRPDAISVNSELEFKRNQERYQLLRWAQQSFADFLVVPPDTGICHQVNLEYLSRVVFTRTRDGVAQAYPDTLVGTDSHTPMVNGLGVLGWGVGGIEAEAAMLGQPMSMLVPQVVGFKLTGELPEGTTATDLVLTVAELLRQTRVVGKFVDFFGPGVANVPLANRATLGNMSPEYGSTCAIFPIDEETLSYLRLTGRPEHQIRLVEAYAKEQGLWHDPFHTPDYSQIVELDLATVESSIAGPKRPQDRIPLRSASRAVRGLLAGESQEAAVLAGGLDDAGSESFPASDPVAISTRIPRDEPPHVFTDDGSGDSLEWHSDPTQFLLDGQNLTLDHGDVVIAAITSCTNTSNPSVMIGAGLLAKKAVELGLERKPWVKTTLAPGSRVVTDYFNRAGLTPYLEKIGFSLVGYGCTTCIGNSGPLIPEVSAAVNAKDLNVSAVLSGNRNFEGRIHPEVKMNFLASPPLVIAYALAGSMHVDLLKDPLGTSSSGEPVYLKDIWPTTAEIKEVVDASLEAQMFTDGYADVYHGDENWRGMHVPEGDMFAWSEDSTYVRKPPYFDGMAREPEPVTDIVGARVLALLGDSVTTDHISPAGNIRKSSPAGQYLLEHGVSQGDFNSYGSRRGNHNVMIRGTFANIRLRNLLVPGVEGGFTKRSADGPVETIFDASNAFQADGTPLVVIAGTDYGSGSSRDWAAKGTMLLGVKAVIAASFERIHRSNLIGMGVLPLQFKDADTAESLGLTGMETYSIVGLAGANPFPREVTVRIESDDASREVVTTLRIDTPAEEAYYMHGGILQYVLRQMLAA; translated from the coding sequence ATGTCTTCCAATAGTTTCGATGCACGTAGTGAAATCACCGTTGACGGCGAGTCGTATGAGATTTACCGCCTTGACGCGGTTCCGGGTTCGGCACGGCTGCCGTACAGCTTGAAGGTGCTGCTGGAGAACCTGTTGCGTAACGAGGATGGTCGCCTTGTGACTGCGGAGCAGGTCCGCGCCGTGGGGGATTGGGACCCTGCCGCCGAGGCCAGCAAGGAGATCCAGTACACGCCGGCCCGTGTGCTGATGCAGGATTTCACCGGCGTCCCGTGTGTGGTGGACCTGGTAGCCATGCGCGACGCCATGTCCGATTTGGGCGGGGACCCCACCAAGATCAACCCCTTGATCCCCGGTGAGCTAGTCATCGACCACTCGGTCATCGCCGATGTCTTCAACCGCCCCGACGCCATTTCCGTGAACTCCGAGCTGGAGTTCAAGCGTAACCAGGAGCGCTACCAGTTGCTGCGCTGGGCCCAGCAGTCCTTTGCCGACTTCCTGGTGGTCCCGCCAGACACCGGTATCTGCCATCAAGTCAACCTCGAGTACCTCTCCCGGGTGGTGTTCACCAGGACGCGCGACGGCGTGGCGCAGGCTTATCCGGACACCTTGGTGGGCACGGACTCGCACACACCCATGGTGAACGGGCTGGGCGTGCTGGGCTGGGGCGTGGGCGGCATCGAGGCAGAGGCCGCCATGCTGGGCCAGCCCATGAGCATGCTGGTGCCGCAGGTGGTGGGCTTCAAGCTCACCGGCGAACTGCCTGAGGGGACCACCGCCACCGACCTGGTCCTGACCGTGGCCGAACTGCTGCGCCAAACCCGTGTGGTGGGAAAGTTCGTGGACTTCTTCGGCCCAGGCGTGGCGAACGTCCCGCTGGCCAACCGGGCCACCTTGGGGAATATGAGCCCGGAGTACGGCTCCACCTGCGCCATCTTCCCGATCGACGAGGAAACGCTCAGCTACCTGCGCCTGACCGGCCGCCCCGAACACCAGATCCGGCTCGTGGAGGCCTACGCCAAGGAGCAGGGCCTGTGGCACGACCCGTTCCACACCCCCGACTACAGCCAGATCGTGGAACTGGACTTGGCCACGGTGGAGAGCTCCATCGCCGGGCCCAAGCGGCCACAGGACAGGATTCCGTTGCGCAGCGCCAGCCGGGCCGTCCGCGGCCTGCTGGCGGGGGAGTCTCAGGAAGCGGCCGTTCTGGCTGGCGGCCTCGACGACGCCGGGAGCGAGTCGTTCCCGGCCAGCGACCCGGTGGCCATCAGCACCCGGATCCCGCGCGACGAGCCGCCGCACGTCTTTACCGACGACGGCTCCGGGGATTCCTTGGAATGGCACAGTGACCCCACGCAATTCCTATTGGACGGTCAGAACCTCACCCTTGACCACGGCGACGTGGTCATCGCGGCCATCACATCGTGCACCAACACCTCCAACCCGTCGGTCATGATCGGCGCCGGGCTGCTGGCCAAGAAGGCCGTGGAGCTGGGCCTGGAGCGCAAGCCGTGGGTCAAGACGACGCTGGCCCCCGGCTCGCGCGTGGTCACCGACTACTTCAACCGGGCCGGGCTCACCCCTTACCTGGAGAAGATCGGTTTCAGCCTGGTCGGCTACGGCTGCACCACCTGCATCGGTAACTCCGGCCCGCTCATCCCCGAGGTCAGTGCCGCCGTCAACGCCAAGGACCTGAACGTCTCGGCAGTGCTCTCCGGCAACAGGAACTTCGAGGGCCGCATTCACCCCGAGGTGAAGATGAACTTCCTGGCTTCCCCGCCGCTGGTCATCGCCTACGCCCTGGCCGGGTCAATGCACGTTGACCTGCTCAAGGACCCGCTGGGCACCTCCTCGTCTGGAGAGCCCGTCTATCTGAAGGACATCTGGCCCACGACGGCCGAAATCAAGGAAGTGGTGGACGCCAGCCTCGAGGCTCAAATGTTCACGGACGGCTACGCGGATGTCTACCACGGGGACGAGAACTGGCGCGGCATGCACGTTCCGGAAGGTGACATGTTCGCCTGGTCGGAGGATTCCACCTATGTGCGCAAGCCCCCATACTTTGACGGTATGGCGCGGGAACCGGAGCCCGTGACCGACATTGTCGGCGCACGTGTGCTGGCCCTTCTGGGGGATTCGGTCACCACCGACCACATCTCCCCGGCCGGTAACATTCGCAAGTCATCGCCGGCGGGGCAGTACCTACTGGAGCACGGTGTTTCCCAGGGCGACTTCAACTCCTATGGCTCCCGCCGAGGCAACCACAATGTGATGATCCGCGGCACCTTCGCGAACATCCGCCTGCGCAACCTGCTGGTGCCAGGGGTGGAGGGCGGCTTCACGAAGCGCTCGGCCGACGGCCCGGTGGAAACTATTTTCGACGCCTCGAACGCTTTCCAGGCTGACGGCACGCCGCTGGTGGTCATTGCCGGCACCGATTACGGCTCCGGCTCCTCACGGGACTGGGCGGCCAAGGGCACCATGCTTCTGGGAGTGAAGGCCGTCATCGCCGCATCGTTTGAGCGCATTCACCGCTCCAACCTGATCGGCATGGGCGTGCTGCCGCTGCAGTTCAAGGACGCGGACACAGCCGAATCGCTGGGCCTGACCGGCATGGAGACCTACTCCATCGTCGGGTTGGCCGGCGCCA
- a CDS encoding PLP-dependent aminotransferase family protein yields the protein MNTFVTGRRLARELGEWRSSAPAYRALAERIRVLLIDGRLASGAKLPAERELSNALELSRTTVAAAYSKLRDDGYLASVRGSGSTLTLPGRERGEHTLHQGLPLDFTKATAPAYPGLGAAFTAAAQEIPRYLTHDGFDMVGLPDLREAIAQSYRDRGLPTSAEQIMVTIGAQHALNLVTRTLYSPGERIMVEQPTYPHALDTFSSVGARLLAFPVRQDGGWDLAEALLQIRRAAPSMAFLMPDFHNPTGMSMTVPEREYLAAAAQREGTVLVVDETTALLDIDRGPMPPLACFNPNVITLGSLGKIAWGGLRVGWIRGPREVLAQLLRNRPSSDLGTPLFEQLVATSLLKDLPLLSDNRSRDLQRGRDTLVRLLAEHLPQWDVKVPDGGLSLWINTETTSSSALALAARNEGLGLVPGPRFGLDGAFERFLRLPFCYADEQLHDGVRILARVSSQVGSDPLRMPLQAVI from the coding sequence ATGAACACTTTTGTCACTGGACGGCGGCTGGCCCGCGAGCTGGGTGAATGGCGTTCGAGCGCCCCGGCCTACAGGGCCTTGGCCGAGCGCATCCGGGTCCTGTTGATTGACGGGCGGCTGGCCAGCGGGGCCAAACTACCGGCCGAACGCGAGCTGAGCAACGCCCTGGAGCTGAGCAGGACCACGGTTGCCGCCGCCTACTCGAAACTGCGCGACGACGGCTACCTGGCCAGTGTGCGCGGCTCCGGCAGCACCTTGACACTGCCGGGTCGCGAACGCGGTGAGCACACCCTGCACCAGGGGCTGCCACTAGACTTTACCAAGGCGACAGCTCCGGCCTACCCGGGGCTAGGCGCGGCCTTCACGGCTGCGGCGCAGGAGATCCCCCGCTACCTCACCCACGACGGTTTCGACATGGTGGGCTTGCCGGACCTGCGTGAGGCCATCGCCCAAAGCTACCGGGACAGGGGCCTGCCCACCTCAGCTGAGCAGATCATGGTCACCATCGGGGCCCAGCACGCGCTGAACCTCGTTACCCGGACCCTGTACTCCCCCGGTGAACGGATCATGGTGGAACAACCCACGTATCCGCACGCCCTGGACACCTTCAGCTCCGTGGGGGCGCGGCTGCTGGCTTTTCCCGTACGCCAAGATGGCGGCTGGGACCTGGCCGAAGCATTGCTGCAAATCCGGCGGGCCGCACCCAGCATGGCCTTCCTCATGCCGGATTTCCACAACCCCACCGGCATGAGCATGACCGTCCCGGAACGCGAATACCTTGCCGCAGCAGCCCAACGCGAGGGCACCGTGCTGGTGGTGGATGAAACTACGGCACTTTTGGATATCGACAGGGGCCCGATGCCGCCGCTTGCCTGCTTCAACCCGAACGTCATCACGCTGGGCTCGCTTGGCAAGATTGCGTGGGGAGGGCTGCGGGTCGGCTGGATCCGAGGGCCCCGGGAAGTCCTCGCACAGCTCCTGCGCAACCGTCCGTCGTCGGACTTGGGGACGCCGTTGTTTGAACAACTCGTCGCCACGTCCCTGCTCAAGGACTTGCCGCTGCTGAGCGACAACCGCAGCCGGGATCTGCAACGGGGCCGGGACACCCTGGTGCGATTGCTAGCCGAACACCTACCCCAGTGGGATGTCAAAGTGCCCGACGGGGGGCTTTCCTTGTGGATCAACACCGAAACCACATCCTCCTCTGCGCTGGCCCTGGCTGCCCGCAACGAGGGCCTGGGCTTGGTGCCGGGACCACGTTTTGGTCTGGACGGTGCATTTGAGCGTTTCTTGCGGCTGCCGTTTTGCTACGCCGATGAACAATTGCACGACGGCGTGCGAATCCTGGCACGTGTCAGCTCCCAAGTGGGCTCGGACCCCTTGAGAATGCCACTTCAGGCGGTCATTTAG
- a CDS encoding YczE/YyaS/YitT family protein, with the protein MPLFLSTQNLPARLLRLLLGLLMYGIAIALMIRGNIGASPWDVFAQGASRTTGISFGLCTVIISAIVLLFWIPLRQKPGVGTIANAVLVGVFADLGLAVIPQASHPLLQGASFMCGLCLLAFATALYIGAGLGPGPRDGLMTGLVRVTGRPVWMIRTGIELSVVVVGFFMGGVVGAGTAAFAVGVGPLTQVTLRWLGVNLHGKNQSSGAAPLLDAGTPGSPL; encoded by the coding sequence ATGCCACTGTTTCTTTCGACCCAAAACCTCCCCGCCCGTTTGCTCCGACTCCTGCTGGGCCTGTTGATGTACGGCATCGCCATTGCGTTGATGATCCGTGGCAATATTGGCGCCTCCCCGTGGGACGTCTTCGCCCAGGGCGCTTCACGAACCACCGGGATTTCTTTTGGACTGTGCACGGTGATCATCAGCGCCATCGTGTTGCTCTTTTGGATCCCGCTGCGGCAAAAGCCGGGCGTTGGCACCATTGCCAACGCCGTCCTGGTGGGCGTCTTTGCCGATCTTGGCCTCGCCGTGATTCCCCAGGCCAGCCACCCGCTGCTACAGGGCGCCTCGTTCATGTGCGGACTGTGCCTGCTGGCGTTTGCCACCGCCCTCTACATTGGCGCTGGCTTGGGACCGGGGCCCCGTGACGGGTTGATGACGGGGTTGGTGCGCGTCACCGGCAGGCCCGTGTGGATGATCCGCACGGGCATTGAACTGAGCGTGGTTGTGGTGGGGTTCTTCATGGGTGGTGTGGTGGGGGCCGGCACGGCAGCGTTTGCCGTGGGCGTAGGCCCCCTGACGCAGGTGACCCTGCGGTGGCTGGGGGTTAACCTTCACGGCAAGAACCAGAGCTCCGGCGCCGCCCCGCTGCTGGACGCCGGCACACCCGGCAGTCCTCTTTAG
- a CDS encoding peptide deformylase has translation MPEWKAPAPFDDADLRRSVTAVLDGGELPPIVQAGHPVLRARALPFTGQLSATELAGLIAVMTEVMRAAPGVGLAAPQIGVPLQLAVMEDLYEVSAENAAARERHPLDFLAILNPRYTPVGTATASHYEGCLSMSGWQAVVDRAIAVELRYDDDHGTAHTRRFSGWQARIVQHETDHLAGTLYIDKAHTRSLASNAEYSANWAHPDVAYARAKLNF, from the coding sequence ATGCCTGAGTGGAAAGCCCCCGCGCCCTTCGACGACGCTGACCTGCGCCGGTCCGTCACGGCCGTCCTCGATGGCGGCGAACTGCCCCCTATCGTGCAGGCCGGGCACCCGGTGCTACGCGCCCGGGCCCTGCCGTTCACCGGTCAGCTCAGTGCCACCGAACTGGCCGGGCTCATTGCCGTGATGACCGAGGTCATGCGTGCGGCCCCCGGCGTTGGGCTGGCCGCTCCGCAGATTGGCGTGCCCTTGCAGTTGGCAGTCATGGAAGACCTGTACGAGGTCAGCGCCGAGAACGCGGCAGCGCGCGAGCGGCACCCCCTTGACTTTCTCGCCATCCTCAACCCCCGATACACGCCCGTGGGGACGGCCACGGCGTCGCACTATGAAGGTTGCCTGTCCATGTCCGGCTGGCAGGCTGTGGTGGACCGGGCCATCGCCGTCGAGCTGAGGTACGACGACGACCACGGCACCGCGCACACCCGACGGTTCTCTGGGTGGCAGGCACGGATCGTGCAGCACGAAACCGACCACCTGGCCGGCACCTTGTACATTGACAAGGCCCACACGCGATCCCTCGCCTCCAACGCCGAGTACTCGGCCAACTGGGCCCACCCGGACGTTGCCTACGCGCGCGCGAAGCTGAACTTCTAA
- a CDS encoding NfeD family protein codes for MLEWINDFGWIIWLTVFLLLAVAEMLTLNLYFILMSVGALASLVAFLFGAPLWLQIVIFCVVALATTVLIRPLALAHLRRGPADQLSNVDRLIGHHAVVLEPVSTNSGLVKIGGDVWTARIRDGKEIPMGAEVEVAAIDGATAIISFPTVHKATGTAAIIG; via the coding sequence ATGCTCGAATGGATTAATGACTTTGGTTGGATCATCTGGCTGACGGTGTTCCTGCTGTTGGCCGTTGCCGAGATGCTGACGTTGAATCTGTACTTCATTTTAATGTCGGTTGGTGCCTTGGCCTCGCTGGTGGCATTCCTGTTCGGCGCTCCGTTGTGGCTGCAGATTGTCATCTTCTGCGTAGTCGCCCTCGCCACCACAGTGCTAATCAGGCCCCTGGCACTGGCCCACTTGCGGCGCGGCCCGGCAGACCAACTCTCCAATGTTGACAGACTCATCGGGCACCATGCCGTGGTGTTGGAGCCTGTCAGCACCAACAGCGGCCTCGTCAAAATTGGTGGTGACGTGTGGACGGCACGGATCCGCGATGGCAAGGAGATTCCCATGGGCGCCGAGGTTGAAGTAGCCGCCATCGACGGTGCCACTGCCATCATCAGCTTCCCCACTGTCCACAAGGCGACAGGAACCGCCGCAATAATTGGCTAG
- a CDS encoding putative RNA methyltransferase: MENSALDALICPVCGLEFVETLPGENSLKCIDGHCFDIARQGYVNLLSGRGTKFTQDTAEMVAAREDFLDAGHYAPLADALGEVVGEVVRDARPECAPAGTSRPLVSRPLVLDAGTGAGYYLDRILVNLASGPGGEHGIDSIGLDISKFALRRAARRNSGTVNLVWDLWQPLPVEAGRADAVLVVFAPRNAAEFARVLAPRGKLVVVTPRPGHLAQIAELAGMLGIQPQKEAELVQAMAGHFHLQERREVNVSLVLSPRDIQNVALMGPAGHHVDPQHLARTVLGLPAFTAVQAEFQISIFSKLAAA; encoded by the coding sequence ATGGAAAACAGTGCGCTCGACGCCCTCATCTGCCCCGTCTGCGGTTTGGAGTTCGTGGAGACACTCCCCGGTGAAAATTCCTTGAAGTGCATTGACGGACACTGCTTCGACATTGCTCGCCAAGGTTATGTGAACCTGTTGAGCGGCCGCGGCACCAAGTTCACCCAGGACACCGCGGAGATGGTGGCGGCGCGCGAGGACTTCCTCGACGCCGGCCACTACGCACCCCTCGCCGACGCCCTTGGCGAGGTGGTGGGCGAGGTTGTGCGCGACGCCCGGCCCGAGTGCGCACCCGCCGGAACGTCCCGGCCGCTGGTCTCCCGGCCTCTGGTCCTAGACGCCGGCACCGGCGCCGGGTATTACCTGGACCGTATTCTAGTGAACCTCGCCAGCGGTCCGGGCGGTGAACACGGCATCGACTCGATCGGGCTGGACATCTCCAAGTTCGCCCTGCGCCGGGCGGCCCGCCGCAACTCGGGCACGGTAAATCTGGTGTGGGACCTGTGGCAGCCCTTGCCGGTGGAGGCCGGTCGGGCCGATGCGGTCCTAGTGGTTTTCGCCCCGCGAAACGCCGCCGAGTTTGCTCGCGTGCTGGCGCCCCGGGGCAAGCTGGTGGTGGTGACACCCAGGCCAGGGCACCTGGCACAAATAGCTGAACTGGCTGGCATGCTGGGCATTCAGCCTCAAAAGGAGGCGGAACTGGTTCAAGCCATGGCAGGCCACTTCCACCTTCAGGAACGCCGAGAAGTGAACGTGTCCCTGGTACTTTCCCCGCGCGACATCCAGAATGTGGCCCTCATGGGACCGGCCGGGCACCATGTGGACCCACAACACCTTGCCAGGACAGTGCTGGGACTGCCCGCGTTCACTGCTGTGCAGGCCGAGTTTCAAATCTCCATTTTCAGCAAGCTAGCCGCCGCGTAA